The Gemmatimonadaceae bacterium genome contains the following window.
AGGAGATCATCAGGCGCAACTTCGGGATGCCGCACCCCGAGGGCTACCGAAAGGCGCTGCGCCTCATGAAGCTCGCCGAGAAGTTCTCGGTCCCCGTGATCACGTTCATCGACACGATGGGCGCGTGGGCAGGGCTCGGCGCCGAGGAGCGCGGGCAATCGGAAGCGATCGCGCGCAATCTGTTCGAGATGAGCCGTCTCGAGGTGCCGATCATCGCCACGGTCATCGGCGAGGGCGGCTCCGGCGGCGCGCTCGCGCTCGGCGTCGCCGACCGGACCAACATGCTCGAGAACGCCGTCTACTCGGTCATCACGGTCGAAGGGTGCGCGTCCATACTATGGAAGGACGGCAAGAGCCAGGAACTGCGCGAAAAGGCGGCTTCCGCCCTTCGAATCACCGCCCAGGACCTCCAAGAACTGCGCGTCGTCGACGAGATTATTCCTGAGCCGCCGGGCGGCGCGCACGCCAACCATGAGACCGCCGCCGCCAACGTGCACGACACGCTCGTGCGGCAGCTCGAGGATTTGCGGCGCTACAAACCGGACAAGCTGGTTCGGCGGCGGCGTGAAAAGTTTCTTCGCATTGGTCAATACCTAGAATGATTCGGTGGACGGGTGGACGGGTGGACAGGTGGACGGATGCACCGTCAGCTGTTCCTGTCCACCGGTTCACCCGTCCACCCGTCCACCTGTGTCCCACCTGATCGAAGTCGCCTTCAAGGGCAACAGAAAGGACTTTTTCCTCTGGGAATCCGAGGACCCGCCGCCGCTCAAGTCGGCGGTGATCGTCGACGCTGACCGCGGCGAAGATCTCGGCCGCGTGCACGCGGTGGGCGAACTCGCACACAAGCGCAACGCCGGCGTTCCGCACGGCTACGGAAACTCGGGCACGACGAAAAAGGCGCGCCGTCTGGCGAGTCGCGACGACGTGCGCCGCGCGGACGATCTGCGTGCGCAGGACGACGACGCTCGCCGGCGTGCCATGGAGCGCGTCAACGCGAACAAGCTGGCGATGAAGCTGTCCGACGCCGAATGGCAGTGGGACCGCAAAAAGCTCACGCTCTACTTCACCGCGGAAAAGCGCATCGACTTCCGCGCGCTCGTGCGCGAGCTGGCGTCGATGTTCCGCACGCGAATCGAGCTGAAACAGATCGGCGTGCGCGACGAGGCGAAGCGGCTCGACGGCGTCGGCCGCTGCGGACGCCAATATTGCTCGGCGTCCTGGCTTCCCGAATTGCGACCGGTGAATCTCGGCGTCGCGAAGGACCAACGACTCTCGCTCAACCCGTCGCAGATCTCCGGCGCGTGCGGACGGTTGATGTGCTGCCTGCGCTACGAGCACGAGTTCTACGTGCAGAGCCGCAAGCGCTTTCCCAAGGAAGGCAGAGTCGTCAGGACGAAGCGCGGCGACGAAAAGGTCGTGGCCAACGACATTTTCCGCGACCGAGTCACGCTGCGCGGCGACGACGGAGAGCAGCGCACGATTCTACTCCTCGACCTCCGCGCCGAGGCCGAGGAAGTGGGCGCCCCGCTCCCGTTCGCGCCGGCTCCGTCGATCGTGACGCTCGACGAGCACGAAGAGGACATCGTGCTCGAGGAAGCGGTCGTCGCGGAGCGAGTCGTCGTGCTCGAGCCGGCGGAAGAGGGTGGACTGGTGGACGGGTGGACGGGTGAACAGGACGATGACGATCAGGCTGAAACGGCCGAGTCCATCGATTCTGGCGACTCCGCCATTTCCACCCGTCCACCCGTCCACCCGTCCACCGGTTCACCCGACGATCACGTCAAACGCCCGCGTCGCCGTCGCGGGCGCCGGGGCGGACGACGCAATCGTCCGGGCGGTGGTGGTCGCGGACCGGAGGGTGGTCCTCCTGAGGGCACGCCACCCGGCGCCGCTTGATGGGAAAGTTCTACCTCACCACCGCGATCGATTACGCGAACGGCGACCCGCACATCGGCCACGCGTACGAGAAGATCGGCGCCGACGTCATCGCCCGATATCGGCGCATGCGGGGCGACGACGTCTACTTTCTGACCGGTCTCGACGAGCACGGACAAAAGGTCGCGCAGGCCGCGGCCGAGCGCGGCGTGTCGCCGCAGCAATTCGTCGACGGCATCGCCGGGCGCTTCGAGGAGATGTGGCGCCGGCTGTCGATCTCGTACGACCGCTTCATGCGCACGACCGCCGACGACCACAAGCGCGGCGTCCGCGCGCTGATCAAGCGCATCCATGACTGCACGCCCGACGATTTTTACGAGAAGTCGTACGAGGGGTGGTACTGCGTCGGCTGCGAGTTGTTCAAGCGCGACGACGAGATCGAGAGCGGCCACTGCGTGCTGCATCCGACGCGCGAGCTGCAGTGGACGACGGAGCGAAACTGGTTTTTCCGCTTGACGCGTTACGAGCCCTTCCTGCGCCGCCTGTTCGCCGAACGGCCCGAGTTTCTCGAGCCGGAGACGCGTCGAAACGAGATGCTGTCGCTGCTCGATCAGGGGCTCGAGGACATCTCGATCACGCGTTCGCGCCTGTCGTGGGCGATTCCCTTCCCGCTTCAGCTCTCGAACGGCGAAGAGCAAGGCACGTGGGTCTGGTTCGACGCGCTACCGAACTACCTCACCGCGACCGGCTTTCCCGAAAAGCGCTATCACGACCGCTGGCCGGCCCAGCTGCACATCATCGGCAAGGACATCACGCGGCTTCACACCGTGGTGTGGCCGGCGATGCTGCAAGCCGCCGAGCTTCCGCTGCCCGAACGGGTGTGGGCGCACGGCTTCGTGTTGTTGGGCGGCGAACGTTTCAGCAAGTCGGCCGGCGTTCGACTCGACGTCGACGAAGCGATCGGGCGGTACGGGGCCGACGCGCTCCGCTATTTCTTGCTGCGCGAAGTCGCGTTCGACACCGACGGCAGCTTCTCGTTCGAGCGCTTCGACGAGCGTTACACCGCCGACCTCGCGAACTCGCTCGGCAATCTGGCGAGTCGCGCGATCTCGATGGTCGAGAAGTACTGCGACGGCGTCGTGCCGACCGGATCACCCACCGATCTCGATCGCGCCGACGCGGCCGATCTCGCGGAGTACCAGACCGCGCTCGACGGCAGCCGCGGTTATTTGCTGCACGAGGGGCTCAAGCGCGTGATGGCGTGCGCGACTCGCGGCAACGAATTCATTCAATCGCAGCAGCCGTGGGCGCTCGCGAAAAAGCCCGAATCGCGCTCGGAGCTCGAACGCGTTCTGGCCGCAATCGTTCGCCAGCTCGCCCGCCACGCGATCCATCTCGCGCCGTTCATGCCGACCAAGTCGCAGGAGCTCTGGACGCAGATCGGCGGTCCGGGTCAGGTCGCGGATCAGCGTTTCGGCGACGTCGAGCCGCTCGACGTCACCGGCTGGCGCGTTGCGAAAGGGCCAGGCCTGTTCCCGCGGCCTGAGCCAACTGCCGCTCGGGCCGGCAATGACAATTAGATAACCAATTGTTGATGCCGGAGCCTACGGCCGGCGCGCGCGGCGCAATGGCCAGCGGGCGCTATGGCTTTGCCGGCGGCGTCGCAGCGGGCTTCGAGAAGTCGACCGTCGGCGGCCCTTGCTGCGCGTTCGCGTTCGCCGTGAAGTACTTCCGCTCCTTCGCCCCGGTGACCTTCGCGGTGAG
Protein-coding sequences here:
- the ricT gene encoding regulatory iron-sulfur-containing complex subunit RicT yields the protein MSHLIEVAFKGNRKDFFLWESEDPPPLKSAVIVDADRGEDLGRVHAVGELAHKRNAGVPHGYGNSGTTKKARRLASRDDVRRADDLRAQDDDARRRAMERVNANKLAMKLSDAEWQWDRKKLTLYFTAEKRIDFRALVRELASMFRTRIELKQIGVRDEAKRLDGVGRCGRQYCSASWLPELRPVNLGVAKDQRLSLNPSQISGACGRLMCCLRYEHEFYVQSRKRFPKEGRVVRTKRGDEKVVANDIFRDRVTLRGDDGEQRTILLLDLRAEAEEVGAPLPFAPAPSIVTLDEHEEDIVLEEAVVAERVVVLEPAEEGGLVDGWTGEQDDDDQAETAESIDSGDSAISTRPPVHPSTGSPDDHVKRPRRRRGRRGGRRNRPGGGGRGPEGGPPEGTPPGAA
- a CDS encoding acetyl-CoA carboxylase carboxyltransferase subunit alpha — protein: MGTSATLDFEKPIAELEKQIDELKRLAGGQQLDVNDEIAPLERKLADLREEIYKNLTPWQRVQVARSSKRPFTLDYIQYAFTDFIELHGDRAFREDAAIVGGWARLDGETIMVVGHQRGRDTKEIIRRNFGMPHPEGYRKALRLMKLAEKFSVPVITFIDTMGAWAGLGAEERGQSEAIARNLFEMSRLEVPIIATVIGEGGSGGALALGVADRTNMLENAVYSVITVEGCASILWKDGKSQELREKAASALRITAQDLQELRVVDEIIPEPPGGAHANHETAAANVHDTLVRQLEDLRRYKPDKLVRRRREKFLRIGQYLE
- the metG gene encoding methionine--tRNA ligase encodes the protein MGKFYLTTAIDYANGDPHIGHAYEKIGADVIARYRRMRGDDVYFLTGLDEHGQKVAQAAAERGVSPQQFVDGIAGRFEEMWRRLSISYDRFMRTTADDHKRGVRALIKRIHDCTPDDFYEKSYEGWYCVGCELFKRDDEIESGHCVLHPTRELQWTTERNWFFRLTRYEPFLRRLFAERPEFLEPETRRNEMLSLLDQGLEDISITRSRLSWAIPFPLQLSNGEEQGTWVWFDALPNYLTATGFPEKRYHDRWPAQLHIIGKDITRLHTVVWPAMLQAAELPLPERVWAHGFVLLGGERFSKSAGVRLDVDEAIGRYGADALRYFLLREVAFDTDGSFSFERFDERYTADLANSLGNLASRAISMVEKYCDGVVPTGSPTDLDRADAADLAEYQTALDGSRGYLLHEGLKRVMACATRGNEFIQSQQPWALAKKPESRSELERVLAAIVRQLARHAIHLAPFMPTKSQELWTQIGGPGQVADQRFGDVEPLDVTGWRVAKGPGLFPRPEPTAARAGNDN